Below is a genomic region from Deferribacterota bacterium.
TTGCAATTAATTCAACATCTAAACATAAACCTTGCAATTCTTTGATTAGCACATTGAAGGACTCGGGCATACTTGGTTTATATGACAAATCACCATTTACTATAGCCTCGTAAACCCTAGTCCTACCTTCAACGTCATCGGATTTAACAGTTAGCATCTCCTGCAGCATATTTGCTGCACCATAAGCTTCTAGTGCCCACACTTCCATCTCGCCCAATCTTTGACCACCAAACTGAGCTTTACCGCCAAGTGGTTGTTGAGTTACTAGAGAATACGGACCGGTTGACCTAGCATGTATTTTAGTATCCACAAGGTGGTGGAGCTTCATTATATACATAACTCCAACTGTTACTTCTTGTTCAAAAGGTTCACCACTTCTACCATCATATAGTATTCGCTGACCATCCTTTTGAAAGCCAGCTTTAATTAATAGTTCATCAATATCTTTTTCTTTCGCACCATCAAAAACAGGTGTCTCAAAATACAAACCCAGAGCTTTAGCAGCAACACCTAAATGGGACTCAAGCACTTGCCCAACATTCATCCTGGAAGGTACACCTAATGGATTTAACACAATATCAACGGGTGTGCCGTCTTCTAAAAAAGGCATATCCTCTTCTGGGAGTATTTTTGCTATAACACCTTTATTACCATGGCGCCCTGCCATTTTATCGCCTTCAGATAGCTTTCTCTTAATAGCAATATGAACTTTTACATACTTCAGTATACCTGCAGATAATTCATCCCCCATCTCTATCTTTTTACTTTTATTTGCATTATATTCATCTAACCTTTTTAATCTTGTAAAATATGTTTCATTAATTTCTGATATTTTATCTTCAAAGAGCTTATCCTTTTCTACAGGTAGCTGTAAAAGTGATGTAAAAGTTATTTTACTAAGTTTATCACTGCTTATTTTGTCACCCTTTTTAAGTGTTATACCATCAATTTCAACATCTTTAATAAGTTTTCTTTCTTTATAAATATCTAGCATACTCTCAAATCTTGCCTTTTCTAAGACTCTCTTTTTTATGTGGTAATCCCTTGTAAGTTTTTTTCTCTTTTCTTCTTCAATATTTTTTGTCCTATCGTCTTTCTTTACCCCTTTTCTCGTCATAACCTGTACATCAACTACAACACCTTCTACACCAGGTGGAACCCTTAACGAAGCATCTTTAACCTCACCAGCCTTTTCACCAAAAATTGCTCGAAGCAATCTTTCTTCAGGTGTAGTCTGCGACTCTCCTTTAGGCGTTACCTTACCAACTAGTATATCACCAGATTTCACATAAGCCCCAATTCTTATAACACCACTATCATCTAAATCTTTTAAGCTCTCCTCGCTCATATTTGGGATATCCCTTGTAATCTCTTCAGGACCTAATTTTGTATCCCTTGCCTCGATATCAAAAGATTCAATATGAATTGATGTAAAGGCATCTTCCTTAACTAATTTTTGAGAGACTACCATAGCATCTTCAAAATTATAACCCATCCAAGGCATTAGTGCTATTAACACATTTTTACCCAATGCTAACTCACCCCTATCTACTGATGGTCCATCAGCCAGAATATCACCTTTATTAACAAATTCTCCCTTGTTAACAAGAGGTTTATAATTTACACATGTGTCTTGATTTGAACGTTTATATTTAACAAGCTCATATACATCTATATCAAATTTATTATTTTCTGTGTATCTAATTATTATTTTCTCAGAATCAACGTATTCTATGTAGCCACTCCTTTTAGCCACCAATGCTGCTCCAGAATCAACAGCAACCTTGCGCTCTAAACCTGTGCCTACAAAGGGCGCATCAGGTTTAATCAAAGGAACAGCCTGACGTTGCATATTAGAACCCATAAGTGCTCTGTTGGCATCATCATGCTCTAGAAAAGGTATCAAAGCTGTTGAAATAGATACTATCTGAGATGGGTCAACATCCATCAAATTAATATATTCTTTTGGGACACTTGTAGCTTCACCTTTATATCTAGCAGCTATATAATCTCTAATAAATCTCCCATTCTCATCAACTAATGCATTAGCTTGTGCAATATAATAATCTTCTTCTTCAATTGCCGATAAATACACAACCTCGTCAGTTACTCTACCATCAACTACCTTTCTGTAAGGAGTTTCAATAAATCCAAAATCGTTTATCTTTGCATATGTCGTTATTGTTGTAATAAGACCAATGTTTGGACCCTCTGGAGTTTCAATAGGACAAATCCTGCCATAATGTGAAGGGTGTACATCTCTAACTTCGAATCCCGCTCTCTCCCTGTTTAAACCACCAGGACCCAGTGCTGATAATCTTCTCTTATGTGTAATTTCAGTTAAAGGGTTGGTCTGGTCCATAAATTGTGACAACTGATAGCTGCCAAAA
It encodes:
- the rpoB gene encoding DNA-directed RNA polymerase subunit beta — its product is YVDYYIDSPKYTPYEALERNTTYSSALRIRVRLVIYDVDSESGERTIISAKESEVYLCDVPLITERGSFIVNGVERVIVNQLHRSPGIFFEDLSASKNVLERHIYSARIIPYRGSWLDFEFDAKNLMYARIDKRKKIPVTIILKALGLSNKDILHIYYDVETVKINENGELYKVLELDKILGRRYSVDITDEDGNILVKANRKITKAAKKRLEKSNIKEFRISLEDLLDSFFAEDVITENGEVILEANTPVSDDCIETLKGNNIKEFKVLYIDKLTADSAIRDLLAIDGVENTDEAIMEIYKRQRPGEPATVEIAKNYFDNIFFNEKRYDLSKVGRLKINRRLGLDIPLDVTVLTKDDIIAAVKLFDKIRLGVERVDDIDHLGHRRVKSVGEQFLNHIRIGLVRMEKTIKERMSVQELDELTPQDLLNAKPLNASIKEFFGSYQLSQFMDQTNPLTEITHKRRLSALGPGGLNRERAGFEVRDVHPSHYGRICPIETPEGPNIGLITTITTYAKINDFGFIETPYRKVVDGRVTDEVVYLSAIEEEDYYIAQANALVDENGRFIRDYIAARYKGEATSVPKEYINLMDVDPSQIVSISTALIPFLEHDDANRALMGSNMQRQAVPLIKPDAPFVGTGLERKVAVDSGAALVAKRSGYIEYVDSEKIIIRYTENNKFDIDVYELVKYKRSNQDTCVNYKPLVNKGEFVNKGDILADGPSVDRGELALGKNVLIALMPWMGYNFEDAMVVSQKLVKEDAFTSIHIESFDIEARDTKLGPEEITRDIPNMSEESLKDLDDSGVIRIGAYVKSGDILVGKVTPKGESQTTPEERLLRAIFGEKAGEVKDASLRVPPGVEGVVVDVQVMTRKGVKKDDRTKNIEEEKRKKLTRDYHIKKRVLEKARFESMLDIYKERKLIKDVEIDGITLKKGDKISSDKLSKITFTSLLQLPVEKDKLFEDKISEINETYFTRLKRLDEYNANKSKKIEMGDELSAGILKYVKVHIAIKRKLSEGDKMAGRHGNKGVIAKILPEEDMPFLEDGTPVDIVLNPLGVPSRMNVGQVLESHLGVAAKALGLYFETPVFDGAKEKDIDELLIKAGFQKDGQRILYDGRSGEPFEQEVTVGVMYIMKLHHLVDTKIHARSTGPYSLVTQQPLGGKAQFGGQRLGEMEVWALEAYGAANMLQEMLTVKSDDVEGRTRVYEAIVNGDLSYKPSMPESFNVLIKELQGLCLDVELIATKEERDKTPSKEAKVKNQDGGNN